One genomic region from Bactrocera tryoni isolate S06 chromosome 3, CSIRO_BtryS06_freeze2, whole genome shotgun sequence encodes:
- the LOC120773070 gene encoding CD63 antigen-like, translating to MNDADAIFGLLLIALGALSFNTAPKVYVYYLFIVGGINFIAAMLGCCGICQEDVCLTTTYAIVIALSLASQIVGKIYASDSTAIKQFATKDVEKTWLEEIKMPGAMNNTQQTQHCIVEHNSVFSDEASSKTSVYRLYGERN from the exons ATGAACGATGCTGATGCG ATCTTCGGCCTGCTGTTGATCGCTTTGGGCGCACTGAGCTTCAACACCGCACCCAAAGTCTACGTCTATTATCTATTTATCGTGGGTGGTATTAATTTCATTGCTGCAATGTTGGGTTGCTGCGGCATTTGCCAGGAGGATGTTTGTCTCACGACCacg TATGCCATTGTCATTGCGCTCTCTTTGGCCTCCCAAATTGTTGGCAAAATCTACGCTTCCGATTCGACGGCAATCAAGCAATTCGCCACCAAGGATGTGGAGAAGACGTGGTTGGAGGAGATCAAAATGCCAGGAGCCATGAATAATACACAACAAACG caacattGTATCGTTGAGCATAATTCAGTTTTTAGCGATGAAGCTTCATCAAAGACCAGTGTATATCGATTGTATGGTGAACGTAATTAA
- the LOC120772693 gene encoding tetraspanin-9, producing the protein MGLGKTTAKHLLLLLNFIFTLLGIVVIAFGIFVLVSAANNNIDHGENLAGGLIITLGIIIVVISIFGCLAAIHESRKKLIVYIISLIVLILLQLILAAMASQGTKDGLAGSVHDGFEELWEYELKEPGALAYYENWLHCCGVNNTDDYHRIQHDIPRTCCKDRNCQIVDNIYNEGCQAKFEEYLSGKMLMFSVVSWILIIGEIAGAVLAWMLYSGVKNESRRNLRWM; encoded by the exons ATGGGCTTAGGTAAAACTACAGCaaagcatttgttgttgttgctaaatttcatatttacg CTGCTCGGCATTGTTGTAATCGCATTTGGCATTTTTGTATTGGTCAGCgctgccaacaacaacatcgatCATGGTGAGAATTTAGCCGGTGGACTCATAATTACGCTGGGCATCATAATTGTGGTGATTTCGATATTCGGTTGTTTGGCGGCCATACACGAGTCACGCAAAAAACTGATTGTT tacaTCATCAGCTTGATAGTGCTGATACTTTTGCAACTCATTTTGGCTGCGATGGCCTCACAAGGCACCAAGGATGGGCTGGCGGGCAGCGTACATGACGGCTTCGAGGAGCTCTGGGAATACGAGCTGAAAGAGCCGGGCGCATTGGCCTACTACGAGAATTGG TTGCACTGCTGCGGGGTCAACAACACCGACGACTATCATCGCATACAACACGACATACCGCGCACGTGTTGCAAGGACCGCAACTGTCAAATCGTCGATAACATCTACAACGAGGGCTGCCAGGCGAAGTTCGAGGAGTACTTGTCGGGCAAGATGCTTATGTTCAGTGTGGTCAGTTGGATTTTGATTATTGGCGAG ATCGCTGGCGCCGTGCTGGCTTGGATGTTGTACAGTGGTGTGAAAAACGAAAGCAGAAGAAATCTGCGTTGGATGTAG